A single region of the Saprospiraceae bacterium genome encodes:
- a CDS encoding AraC family ligand binding domain-containing protein encodes MTNELFGAHYFHTDHAAIYESGTDQLYFFTVYIGQHHFSVEKGDCVYYFNEDLDAAIVKSGPCQISSKHLATVIRGYMPPYAVCALAGVTTLPYINGCSTKQIFPPIRLGDPTLQCLKMPPYTKEQHHHIHSTARIVLIWKGKGKSVVGVENKHVTTELMAGTVCILEPMSPHHFETDTQEPLIAIPLHVFSAVGAMEQNHPMFNGTVKI; translated from the coding sequence ATGACAAATGAACTTTTTGGTGCCCATTATTTCCACACGGATCACGCTGCCATCTATGAAAGTGGCACAGATCAGCTTTATTTTTTCACGGTGTATATTGGCCAACATCACTTCTCCGTCGAAAAAGGAGATTGTGTGTATTATTTCAATGAGGACTTAGACGCTGCTATCGTCAAAAGTGGACCTTGTCAGATTTCATCTAAGCATTTAGCCACCGTCATCAGAGGTTATATGCCGCCTTATGCGGTCTGCGCCTTGGCAGGGGTCACCACCTTGCCCTATATCAATGGCTGTTCGACCAAGCAAATATTCCCGCCCATTCGTTTAGGGGATCCTACCTTACAATGCTTAAAAATGCCGCCCTATACCAAAGAGCAACACCATCATATTCATTCCACCGCCAGGATTGTATTGATTTGGAAAGGAAAAGGAAAAAGTGTGGTTGGGGTTGAAAACAAACACGTGACGACCGAACTAATGGCAGGAACGGTGTGCATTCTCGAACCGATGTCCCCACATCACTTTGAAACGGATACGCAGGAGCCTTTGATTGCAATCCCGCTCCACGTTTTTTCCGCTGTGGGTGCCATGGAGCAGAACCATCCCATGTTCAACGGTACCGTAAAAATTTAG
- a CDS encoding Crp/Fnr family transcriptional regulator, translated as MTVNSPIHLSEANEAAKAERLIFNCMSTSRLKDKEIEAILDLVSIKTYKKGTLLLSEGEISTKCYFNFKGGVRQYYLKDGEEKTTCFYLENQSITSNTSTALKIPAKHYLECIEDTTLAVMTHEKEEALYRQFPRLESLCRVEMELRLGQYQEMLANYMITTPEERYLNVLKYQPALLSRVPQYQLASYLGVKPESLSRIRKRILTK; from the coding sequence ATGACTGTCAATAGTCCTATCCATTTATCTGAAGCAAACGAAGCCGCTAAAGCAGAGCGTTTAATCTTTAACTGCATGTCCACTAGTCGGCTTAAGGACAAAGAAATAGAAGCCATCCTTGACCTGGTGTCCATCAAGACCTATAAAAAAGGAACCTTATTGCTGAGCGAAGGGGAAATCTCCACAAAATGTTACTTTAATTTCAAAGGAGGGGTTAGGCAATATTACCTTAAAGATGGCGAAGAGAAAACAACCTGTTTTTACCTAGAAAATCAATCGATTACGTCTAATACGAGTACCGCCCTCAAGATCCCTGCCAAGCATTATTTAGAATGTATAGAGGATACGACGCTAGCCGTGATGACGCACGAGAAAGAGGAGGCCTTATACCGCCAATTTCCACGACTTGAATCCTTGTGTCGGGTGGAAATGGAGTTGCGTCTCGGGCAATACCAGGAAATGTTAGCCAATTATATGATCACCACGCCAGAAGAGCGTTATTTGAATGTATTAAAATACCAACCGGCTTTATTGAGTAGGGTTCCGCAGTATCAACTTGCCAGTTATCTCGGGGTAAAACCGGAGTCGTTAAGCCGGATCAGGAAAAGGATTTTGACGAAATAG
- a CDS encoding NAD(P)-dependent alcohol dehydrogenase: MMKAIVYQQYGSPEVLQLTELPIPKPKDNEVLIKTYAASVNSWDWDALIGEQFVIRLISGFFRPKKKILGFDIAGQVTAVGKKVKRFKVGDEVFGDISAYGWGGFAEYVCAPEAPLTFKPPSMTFEQAAALPHAGVLALQGLRCQGGLQTGQKLLINGAGGGVGTLGIQLAKLQQAEVTVVDRADKLEMLRGLGADHVIDYTKEDFTQNGKLYDFVLDNVARRSIAAYKRALSPQGRFVMVGGDMRLVLSLLLYGLFSAKKMGILAHQPNPEDLDYLKGLFEAGSLVPVIDKVYPLEEVPEALRYFGEGNVKGKLVIRIP, translated from the coding sequence ATGATGAAAGCCATTGTATATCAACAATATGGATCACCTGAGGTGTTGCAATTAACGGAGCTGCCAATACCTAAGCCTAAGGACAATGAGGTCTTGATCAAGACCTATGCTGCATCGGTCAATTCCTGGGATTGGGACGCGCTGATAGGGGAACAATTCGTGATTCGGCTGATTAGTGGATTTTTCCGACCAAAAAAGAAAATATTAGGGTTTGACATTGCCGGCCAAGTAACAGCCGTAGGAAAAAAAGTGAAACGGTTTAAAGTCGGAGATGAGGTCTTCGGAGACATTTCTGCTTATGGCTGGGGTGGATTTGCGGAATACGTGTGTGCGCCTGAGGCCCCGCTGACCTTTAAGCCGCCAAGTATGACCTTTGAACAAGCAGCAGCATTGCCGCATGCGGGCGTCCTCGCCTTACAGGGGCTTCGTTGCCAGGGCGGCCTGCAAACCGGACAAAAGCTCTTGATCAATGGCGCCGGAGGTGGGGTCGGCACCCTGGGGATACAGCTCGCCAAATTGCAGCAAGCCGAAGTAACAGTGGTGGATCGTGCCGATAAATTAGAGATGTTACGTGGCTTGGGTGCTGATCATGTCATTGATTATACGAAAGAAGACTTCACCCAAAATGGTAAATTGTATGATTTTGTGCTTGATAACGTGGCCCGGCGTTCTATTGCGGCGTATAAAAGGGCGCTAAGTCCACAAGGTCGTTTTGTGATGGTGGGTGGGGATATGCGTTTAGTGCTATCGCTTCTTTTATACGGATTGTTTTCTGCTAAAAAAATGGGGATACTGGCGCATCAACCCAATCCCGAAGACCTGGATTATCTAAAGGGGCTTTTTGAAGCAGGTTCCTTGGTTCCTGTGATAGACAAGGTTTATCCGTTGGAGGAAGTGCCTGAGGCTTTGCGGTACTTTGGCGAGGGCAATGTGAAAGGCAAATTGGTGATTCGGATACCCTAA
- a CDS encoding NAD(P)-dependent alcohol dehydrogenase, with amino-acid sequence MKQTEMKAILFTRYGSPDVLKLAVVEKPVPKEDEVLIKIHATTVTAGDCELRAFKIAPLFWLPVRLMFGIWKPRVKILGQEFAGEVVEVGNAVTNFKKGDPVFGATGIKLGAYAEYKCQLSTRRIALKPSNMRFEEAATIPTGGLNALYFIEKANIQPGEKVLINGAGGSIGTYAVQLAKLQGAEVTAVDSQRKLDMLRSIGADHVIDYTQVDFTQNGQHYDVIIDVAGKCAYTNTVKSLTENGRYIQTNPSLSLMLRGLWTAWTSRKKVLTGFAGEDTKDLETLKDLIEAGKLKAVIDKRYPLDETAEAHRYVEKGFKTGHLVIQVFSSD; translated from the coding sequence ATGAAGCAGACCGAAATGAAGGCCATCCTATTTACTCGATACGGTTCACCGGATGTGCTTAAACTTGCCGTGGTGGAAAAACCAGTGCCAAAGGAGGATGAAGTACTCATTAAAATCCATGCAACAACAGTGACGGCAGGGGATTGTGAATTGCGGGCATTTAAGATTGCGCCACTGTTTTGGCTTCCGGTTCGGTTGATGTTCGGGATATGGAAGCCCAGGGTCAAGATATTAGGACAAGAGTTTGCTGGGGAGGTTGTTGAAGTGGGCAATGCCGTTACAAACTTTAAGAAAGGTGACCCCGTGTTTGGAGCAACGGGTATAAAGTTGGGGGCCTATGCGGAGTACAAATGCCAGCTTAGTACGCGAAGAATAGCCCTAAAACCTTCCAATATGCGTTTCGAGGAAGCCGCCACCATTCCTACTGGCGGACTTAATGCCCTTTATTTTATAGAAAAAGCAAATATCCAGCCTGGAGAAAAGGTGTTGATCAATGGCGCTGGTGGCAGTATTGGTACTTATGCAGTTCAGCTGGCAAAATTGCAAGGGGCGGAGGTGACGGCTGTTGATAGCCAGCGGAAACTGGATATGTTGCGCTCCATTGGTGCAGACCATGTGATAGATTACACGCAGGTGGACTTCACCCAGAACGGACAACATTATGATGTCATTATTGATGTTGCAGGGAAGTGTGCCTATACAAATACAGTGAAATCCTTAACCGAAAATGGTCGCTATATTCAAACCAACCCCTCCCTGTCGCTGATGCTGCGGGGCCTTTGGACTGCTTGGACTAGTCGTAAAAAAGTGCTCACCGGCTTTGCGGGCGAAGACACGAAGGACCTCGAGACCCTCAAAGACCTGATTGAAGCTGGAAAGCTGAAAGCTGTGATCGATAAACGCTATCCATTGGACGAAACGGCGGAAGCGCACCGATATGTAGAAAAAGGGTTTAAAACGGGGCATTTGGTTATCCAGGTGTTCTCATCAGACTAG
- a CDS encoding FAD-linked oxidase C-terminal domain-containing protein has product MGNQQLFINDLRLHVKGEVLSDAASLGLYATDASVYQISPIVVVLPKEEADVKTALKIADDHGVTVLPRGGGTSLAGQTVGHSMILDFSKYMNQLLELNIKERWARVQPGLVRDELNAQLSKYGLHFAPDPATSSRANIGGMIGNNSSGTKSIVFGKTVDHVMELKIYLADGTPMHLKEMPKAEFSQHGTMDGREGQIYRDFQAIIQSNEDAIQARFPKVMRRVQGYNLDEFAGKEHWNLSKLICGSEGTLACITEAKINLEPLPKHKSVCVVHFADVLEAIEAVKVMLPYEPSAIEILDSTVVELSRSNLTTRRHAHFIEGHPAAIQIVEFYGNTQEEVINQAIDMIADLKGRGMGYAYPLFPEGESYEDVWVIRKKGLGLMLGMKGDKKPLPFIEDAGIPTEHLTEYIDRVLKLCEKHETKVAMYAHASVGVIHVRPILDLRQAEDIERFKNIADETFQLVKEYGGSWSGEHGDGLVRSYYLPEYFGEQVYGALQQVKHLFDPTSRMNPGKIIDSPPIDQNLRYGANYADQALKTHFHYREDGSFTNAVHMCTGVGECRKMLGGTMCPSFKATREEEHSTRGRANALRLAMSGQLGEEGLTGDRLQETMDLCLSCKACKSECPSNVDMAKLKSEVLQLKYDKKGVGMRDRLIRDSAAMARRMAGPLAPLMNGLMKLSLTRFFLDKTVGFDQKRSLPDFARESFFTWYEKNYEPKGEGRPTVVLFADTYLNYHEPSVGRAALRLLDACGYDVQVAAVGCCQRPRISHGFLKLARTEGTQTALRLDQFLQNGAKVVVCEPSCASALVDDLPDLLEDEALGQRLKANVQMLDVFLAAELDAGRVQLAPSNKEKEVLLHGHCHQKALFGTAHLKRVFKGLTGREVTEIPSGCCGMAGSFGYEKEHYAISEKIGEEILFPALRESDKEVAIIANGFSCRHQIAHFTDREAKHWVEVMAEMLGI; this is encoded by the coding sequence ATGGGAAACCAACAACTATTTATTAATGATCTAAGACTCCATGTCAAGGGAGAAGTATTGAGTGATGCGGCTAGTCTGGGGCTTTATGCAACAGATGCGAGTGTGTATCAAATTTCGCCGATCGTGGTGGTCTTGCCCAAGGAAGAAGCAGATGTAAAAACCGCACTTAAAATTGCAGATGACCATGGAGTGACGGTTTTGCCCCGAGGAGGCGGCACAAGTTTGGCCGGACAGACGGTGGGACATTCGATGATCCTGGATTTTTCGAAATATATGAATCAATTGCTGGAGCTCAATATCAAGGAACGTTGGGCAAGGGTCCAACCTGGCTTAGTGAGAGACGAATTGAATGCCCAATTAAGTAAATACGGTCTGCACTTTGCCCCTGATCCAGCAACGTCGAGCCGCGCAAATATAGGCGGAATGATTGGGAATAATTCGTCGGGGACCAAGAGCATCGTATTTGGCAAAACGGTCGACCATGTTATGGAGTTGAAGATATATTTGGCCGATGGTACACCGATGCATTTAAAAGAGATGCCCAAAGCGGAATTTTCCCAGCACGGCACCATGGATGGCCGGGAAGGACAAATTTATCGCGATTTTCAGGCCATTATTCAATCGAATGAGGATGCCATTCAGGCGCGCTTCCCAAAGGTGATGCGGAGGGTGCAAGGTTATAACCTGGATGAATTTGCAGGGAAAGAACATTGGAATTTGAGCAAACTGATCTGTGGCAGTGAAGGCACCTTGGCTTGTATAACAGAGGCCAAAATCAACCTGGAGCCGCTACCGAAACACAAGTCGGTATGTGTGGTACATTTTGCGGACGTATTGGAGGCCATTGAAGCGGTAAAAGTGATGCTGCCTTATGAACCCTCTGCCATCGAAATACTGGACAGTACGGTGGTGGAATTGAGTCGTAGCAACCTGACGACCCGGCGACATGCTCATTTCATTGAGGGACATCCGGCGGCCATTCAAATTGTGGAATTTTATGGGAATACCCAAGAGGAGGTGATTAATCAGGCCATTGATATGATTGCCGATTTAAAAGGAAGAGGTATGGGATATGCTTATCCCTTGTTCCCGGAGGGGGAATCCTATGAAGATGTGTGGGTGATTCGGAAGAAAGGACTGGGGCTGATGTTGGGCATGAAAGGAGACAAAAAGCCATTGCCTTTTATTGAGGATGCAGGAATACCTACGGAACACTTAACGGAATACATCGACCGGGTACTCAAGTTGTGCGAAAAACACGAAACAAAGGTAGCCATGTATGCCCATGCTAGTGTCGGGGTAATTCACGTGCGACCGATCCTGGATTTGCGGCAAGCAGAAGATATTGAGCGTTTCAAAAACATAGCAGACGAAACCTTCCAATTGGTAAAAGAATACGGTGGCTCCTGGAGTGGCGAGCATGGCGATGGCCTGGTGCGAAGTTATTACCTACCGGAATATTTCGGAGAACAGGTCTATGGTGCCTTGCAGCAGGTGAAACACCTGTTTGACCCTACGAGCCGCATGAATCCGGGGAAAATCATTGATTCGCCGCCCATTGACCAAAACTTACGCTACGGAGCAAATTATGCGGATCAAGCCTTGAAAACCCACTTCCACTATCGCGAAGATGGCAGTTTTACCAATGCTGTACATATGTGTACGGGGGTAGGGGAGTGCCGGAAAATGCTGGGCGGTACGATGTGCCCCAGCTTCAAGGCGACGCGGGAGGAGGAGCATTCGACGCGCGGCCGGGCCAATGCGCTGCGCCTCGCCATGTCAGGGCAGCTAGGCGAAGAGGGCCTGACGGGTGACCGCCTCCAGGAAACCATGGATCTCTGCCTCTCCTGCAAAGCCTGTAAATCGGAGTGCCCCAGTAATGTGGACATGGCCAAGCTGAAAAGTGAAGTTTTACAGCTTAAATACGACAAAAAAGGAGTAGGGATGCGCGATAGGCTGATTCGTGACTCGGCCGCTATGGCCAGGCGAATGGCTGGGCCCCTCGCCCCCTTGATGAATGGGTTGATGAAATTATCCTTGACCCGATTTTTCTTGGATAAAACGGTGGGTTTTGACCAAAAACGGAGTTTGCCTGATTTTGCCAGGGAATCTTTTTTCACTTGGTACGAAAAAAATTATGAACCAAAGGGTGAAGGCCGTCCAACGGTTGTGCTTTTTGCCGATACGTACCTCAATTACCACGAACCCTCTGTAGGTCGGGCGGCCCTCCGCTTGCTAGATGCTTGTGGCTATGACGTCCAGGTGGCGGCCGTTGGCTGCTGCCAGCGCCCCCGCATCTCTCATGGCTTCCTCAAGCTCGCCCGCACCGAAGGCACCCAAACGGCGCTGCGCCTCGACCAGTTTCTTCAAAATGGTGCAAAGGTGGTGGTCTGCGAGCCCAGCTGCGCCTCTGCCCTGGTCGATGACCTGCCCGACCTCCTCGAAGACGAGGCGCTGGGGCAACGCCTAAAGGCCAATGTGCAAATGCTCGACGTTTTCCTGGCCGCTGAGTTAGACGCTGGCCGTGTTCAGTTGGCACCAAGTAATAAAGAGAAGGAGGTGCTGCTGCATGGTCACTGCCACCAAAAAGCGCTCTTTGGAACGGCTCACCTGAAACGGGTTTTTAAAGGTCTTACGGGCAGGGAGGTGACGGAGATTCCTAGCGGCTGTTGTGGCATGGCGGGCTCCTTTGGTTATGAAAAAGAACATTATGCTATTTCTGAAAAGATAGGTGAAGAGATCCTGTTTCCGGCGCTGCGTGAAAGCGATAAGGAGGTTGCTATTATTGCCAATGGATTTAGTTGTCGCCACCAAATAGCCCATTTTACGGATCGGGAGGCGAAGCATTGGGTGGAGGTGATGGCGGAGATGTTGGGGATATAG
- a CDS encoding dihydrodipicolinate synthase family protein has product MEQGILRGLVAAAFTPFQENGDLALGQVSKLAQLYRTNRLNGVFINGTTGEFASLSLSEQKDIIEAWQEEKDEHLKVGVMLGGTCLKDMQELARFSAEQGMDAAALLSPYYFRPANIGVLVDFVAAIAETVPDLPFYYYHIPSMSRGDFLMREFLPLAAARIPNLVGIKYSHYNIMDFQAACLFEDGRYDMLWGTDEALLSGLVAGASGAIGSTYNYAAPLYHDLLDCYEKKELDKARMLQGKSVAMVELLFKYGGAGVGKAIMNLIGLDCGEVRTPLSGLSLMEHKALEKELKAIDFFDFCCQL; this is encoded by the coding sequence ATGGAACAAGGAATTTTAAGGGGCTTGGTAGCCGCAGCATTTACGCCATTTCAGGAAAATGGAGATCTTGCCTTGGGACAAGTGAGTAAGCTTGCCCAATTATATCGAACCAACCGGCTCAATGGGGTTTTTATTAATGGTACAACAGGAGAATTTGCATCCTTAAGTTTATCCGAGCAAAAAGACATCATAGAAGCTTGGCAGGAAGAAAAAGACGAACACCTAAAGGTAGGGGTAATGCTTGGAGGGACCTGTCTGAAAGACATGCAGGAACTTGCCCGCTTTTCAGCCGAACAGGGAATGGATGCGGCAGCGCTGCTCTCGCCTTATTATTTTCGGCCTGCAAATATTGGCGTATTGGTTGACTTTGTGGCCGCAATAGCGGAAACGGTGCCCGACTTGCCTTTTTATTATTATCATATTCCGTCTATGTCAAGAGGTGATTTTTTGATGCGAGAATTTTTACCTTTGGCAGCAGCACGCATTCCCAATTTGGTGGGTATTAAGTACAGTCATTATAATATCATGGATTTTCAGGCGGCTTGCCTTTTTGAGGATGGGAGGTACGATATGTTATGGGGGACGGATGAGGCACTGCTTTCGGGTTTGGTAGCAGGAGCCAGTGGAGCCATCGGAAGTACTTATAATTATGCCGCTCCTTTATACCATGATCTGTTGGATTGTTATGAAAAAAAGGAGCTGGATAAAGCTAGAATGCTGCAAGGGAAATCGGTGGCCATGGTAGAGTTATTGTTTAAATATGGCGGAGCGGGTGTCGGAAAAGCGATCATGAACCTCATTGGTCTCGATTGTGGTGAGGTCAGGACACCTCTCAGTGGTTTAAGTTTGATGGAACACAAAGCCCTGGAAAAGGAGTTGAAAGCCATTGATTTTTTTGATTTTTGTTGTCAGTTGTGA
- a CDS encoding creatininase family protein, producing MRPYVLAETNWKAVKDTDYDIAILPWGATEAHNYHLPYATDNYEATHAAQESARKSWEAGTKVIVLPTIPFGVNTGQLDVKLCMNMNPSTQYAILKDVADVLVRHQVSKLVILNSHGGNNFKTMIRELAIDFPALFVCSINWWQVGNIKDYFVEPGDHAGEMETSVIMHTHPHLVLPLSAAGDGAAKSYRLSGFKEGWVTSQRHWTKVTADTGVGNPQHATPEKGKAFLEMTTDKISAFLNELAPLSVDELYA from the coding sequence ATGCGACCATACGTTTTGGCAGAAACCAACTGGAAAGCCGTTAAAGACACTGACTATGACATAGCCATTCTGCCCTGGGGTGCCACCGAAGCCCACAATTACCACCTCCCTTATGCCACAGACAATTACGAGGCGACCCACGCCGCCCAGGAATCGGCCCGAAAAAGCTGGGAGGCAGGGACCAAAGTCATCGTATTGCCCACCATACCTTTTGGTGTCAATACGGGACAGTTGGACGTTAAATTATGTATGAACATGAACCCTAGTACGCAGTATGCCATCCTCAAAGATGTGGCAGATGTGTTGGTACGGCATCAGGTATCCAAATTGGTCATCCTCAATTCACATGGCGGAAATAATTTTAAAACGATGATACGGGAGTTGGCCATCGACTTTCCGGCCCTCTTCGTATGCAGCATCAATTGGTGGCAAGTTGGTAATATCAAGGATTACTTTGTGGAGCCAGGAGACCATGCCGGAGAAATGGAGACGAGTGTCATTATGCATACGCACCCGCACCTGGTCTTGCCCCTCTCAGCAGCCGGAGATGGCGCTGCCAAGTCCTATCGATTAAGCGGATTCAAGGAGGGTTGGGTGACGAGCCAGCGACATTGGACCAAAGTAACGGCTGACACAGGGGTAGGGAATCCACAACACGCTACACCCGAAAAAGGCAAGGCTTTCCTGGAGATGACCACCGATAAGATCAGTGCTTTTTTGAATGAACTGGCGCCACTGTCTGTGGATGAACTTTATGCCTAA